In one Mastacembelus armatus chromosome 19, fMasArm1.2, whole genome shotgun sequence genomic region, the following are encoded:
- the LOC113135737 gene encoding ataxin-2-like protein isoform X1, with amino-acid sequence MLKQQQQPGSGGRKASNGTSGSTGMSSPVSGSRTPAGRNRTSAKPFQSSPVFDGVYNNARMLHFLTAVVGSTCDIRVKNGSVFEGIFKTLSSRCELAVDAVHKRSGEDSSTSSPPRREDITDTMIFSPSDLVTMICRDVDLNFATRDSFTDTAISSSRINGEHKEKVLQRWEGGDSNGENYDLDNDASNGWDANEMFRFNEVKYGVTSTYDSSLSMYTVPLEKGNSEVYRQREARAARLASEIESSPQYRHRVNLENEEGKSEEDKYSAVARDGSDREKGRESPRDRERERGRDSPGASSREGKYIPLPQRQREMNRERGDRGPGGSQTHSRLSGGYRSVPPSSSSPRPALPSASGPQPGVPPSERSSPLSGRGTAYAPQHPQGSPSPGPGSGPVSPYTPASPGGISCTPTSGSAAPSPASPPAPHGHTVPHSHSLPHSLSDTGRPVNGVSARTSPKVQRPPQSSRTGRTPNSHSQSTATRSPKSGASQDTPYLDTSSVPLPAQKTSGPTPLFNVDVNEILGVAAKERSAESPSSTEESKTNKAPSVQQRSQIEELRKFGKEFRLQPSGGSSSSASSPAAATPPAVSEVVQPSTAKPSQSDPHPEPKPQPPAPSPCQLQPQPSPGPAEDSTKENTVPPGASTAATPAPVSDRQSPATPQPARTPGSEDVRSETTERTEGVADQVKKSTLNPNAKEFNPIKPQMAMSKPNTAPTPPRPTPPSPVVLQNPGGQGPLYNTQYFSYVSQLHSVQPPVYQYTMSAVSQGKYSRPKGSIVAQRSDHGTSAPPMLQAAASAAGAPLVASPYPLSYPPYNPQQYGQQQVIQAMTPYPGQPMYSMLQGGARMIGQGAGPHPQALGPPGGPQFAAQGDGPQGPQQAIYAAQSFSHHSGAVHQPQPSSTPTGNQPPPQHAAPSPGQNTQSGPQPQSLYPSGPLSAPTPPNMPPGHTSPQGSYPIQGYSIHSHQGIPPTYPLGQIAQAHVQGAMSGPHHSGSPGQHQLVMLQPPPQQGPGSVPQHGPQQGAHQPFYITHPQAMQVQTHPAPFHPPGN; translated from the exons ATgctgaaacaacagcagcagcccgGCTCAGGGGGGAGAAAGGCGTCTAACGGAACCTCGGGCTCCACCGGTATGTCATCCCCAGTCAGCGGCAGCAGGACACCGGCCGGGAG AAATCGAACTTCTGCAAAGCCTTTCCAGTCGTCTCCG GTGTTTGATGGTGTGTACAACAATGCTAGAATGCTTCATTTCCTCACAGCTGTTGTG GGTTCCACTTGTGACATTAGAGTGAAGAATGGAAGTGTATTTGAAGGCATATTCAAGACTCTAAGTTCTCGG TGTGAGTTGGCTGTGGATGCTGTACACAAACGCAGCGGGGAGGACAGCTCAACATCATCTCCACCACGGAGGGAGGACATCACTGACACAATGATATTCAGCCCTTCGGACTTGGTTACAATGATCTGCAGAGACGTTGACCTCAACTTTGCCACCAgag ATTCTTTCACAGACACAGCCATCAGCTCCAGTCGCATCAATGGAGAGCACAAGGAGAAAGTATTACAGAGATGGGAGGGAGGAGACAGCAATGGAGAAAATTATGACCTAGACAATGATGCA TCCAATGGATGGGATGCCAATGAGATGTTCCGTTTCAATGAAGTGAAATATGGAGTCACGTCAACGTATGATTCCAGCCTCTCTATGTATAC TGTACCGTTGGAAAAAGGCAACTCTGAGGTCTATCGGCAGAGGGAGGCACGTGCCGCTCGCCTGGCAAGTGAAATTGAGTCCAGCCCTCAGTATCGCCATCGTGTCAATCTGGAAAATGAAGAGGGTAAAAGTGAGGAGGACAAATATAGCGCTGTGGCACGGGATGGCAGCGATCGAGAGAAAGGCCGTGAGAGCCCTCGTGACAGAGAACGTGAAAGGGGCCGTGACAGCCCTGGAGCCAGCAGCAG AGAGGGCAAGTACATTCCATTACCTCAGCGTCAGAGAGAGATGAACCGGGAGCGAGGTGATAGGGGTCCTGGTGGCTCTCAAACTCACAGTCGCCTAAGCGGGGGTTACCGCTCGGTCcctccatcttcctcttccCCCAGACCTGCACTGCCCTCTGCTTCAGGGCCCCAGCCTGGTGTTCCCCCATCAGAGAGAAGCAGCCCCCTGTCAGGCAGAGGCACAGCCTATGCTCCTCAACACCCCCAGGGAAGCCCTAGCCCAGGCCCAGGCTCTGGTCCTGTGAGCCCATACACACCTGCTTCTCCTGGTGGAATATCATGTACACCAACCTCTGGCTCTGCTGCCCCTTCCCCAGCCAGTCCACCTGCCCCACATGGACACACAGTCCCTCATTCCCACTCACTCCCACACTCACTATCTGATACTGGCAGGCCTGTTAATGGAG tCTCTGCCAGAACATCTCCTAAAGTCCAAAGACCTCCACAGTCGAGCAGAACAGGTCGCACTCCAAACTCACACTCTCAGTCCACAG CTACTCGCTCTCCTAAATCAGGCGCTTCCCAGGACACGCCTTATTTGGACACATCGTCCGTCCCCCTGCCTGCCCAGAAGACGTCTGGCCCCACCCCTCTGTTCAATGTAGATG TGAATGAGATCCTTGGTGTAGCTGCAAAAGAACGCTCAGCAGAGAGCCCTAGCAGCACAGAGGAAAGCAAGACTAATAAAG CTCCCTCGGTTCAGCAAAGGTCACAGATTGAGGAGCTGCGGAAATTTGGCAAGGAATTCAGG CTCCAGCCAAGTGGAGGTAGTTCGAGCTCTGCCAGTTCTCCGGCAGCAGCAACTCCTCCTGCCGTTAGCGAGGTCGTCCAGCCCAGCACAGCTAAACCCTCCCAGTCAGACCCTCACCCAGAGCCCAAACCACAGCCTCCAGCTCCCAGCCCCTGTCAGCTCCAACCTCAGCCATCACCAGGCCCTGCTGAGGACTCCACCAAGGAGAACACAGTCCCACCTGGGGCCTCAACAGCTGCCACTCCAGCACCTGTTTCAGACAGGCAGTCACCAGCCACCCCACAACCAGCCAGGACCCCAGGAAGTGAGGACGTCAGGTCTGAGACTACGGAGCGGACAGAGGGTGTGGCAGA CCAAGTTAAGAAATCAACTTTAAACCCCAACGCTAAAGAGTTCAACCCTATCAAACCTCAGATGGCTATG TCAAAGCCCAACACTGCCCCAACACCCCCTCGCCCAACTCCTCCAAGCCCAGTGGTCCTACAGAACCCAGGTGGACAAGGGCCACTCTACAACACACAGTACTTCTCATATGTATCGCAGCTCCACTCTGTGCAg CCACCAGTGTATCAGTACACCATGTCTGCTGTCAGCCAGGGAAAATACAGTAGGCCCAAAG GTTCAATAGTTGCTCAACGCTCTGACCATGGTACTTCAGCACCCCCCATGCTGcaagctgcagcctcagcagctgGAGCCCCACTGGTAGCATCCCCCTACCCTCTGTCCTACCCTCCTTACAACCCACAGCAGTATGGCCAGCAGCAGGTCATCCAGGCCATGACACCATACCCTGGACAG CCAATGTACTCCATGCTGCAGGGTGGAGCCAGGATGATAGGTCAAGGTGCAGGTCCACACCCACAAGCCCTGGGACCCCCAGGAGGCCCCCAGTTTGCTGCACAGGGAGATGGGCCTCAGGGACCACAACAGGCCATCTATG CCGCACAGTCCTTCTCCCACCACTCAGGTGCAGTGCATCAGCCTCAGCCCTCCAGCACCCCAACAGGCAACCAGCCCCCACCCCAGCATGCTGCACCTAGCCCTGGACAG aataCCCAGTCAGGCCCACAGCCCCAGTCTTTGTACCCCTCAGGACCTTTGTCAGCACCCACCCCACCCAACATGCCGCCAGGCCACACGTCTCCACAGGGCTCTTACCCCATTCAGGGCTACAGTATCCACAGTCATCAGGGTATCCCACCCACATACCCCCTGGGACAAATAGCACAG GCTCATGTACAAGGAGCCATGTCAGGTCCCCACCACTCAGGGAGCCCTGGTCAGCACCAGTTAGTGATGTTACAGCCCCCTCCTCAACAGGGCCCTGGCTCAGTTCCCCAGCATGGACCTCAGCAAGGAGCACACCAACCTTTCTACATAACACATCCACAAG CAATGCAGGTACAAACGCACCCTGCTCCCTTCCATCCACCTGGAAACTAA
- the mto1 gene encoding 5-taurinomethyluridine-[tRNA] synthase subunit MTO1, mitochondrial, which yields MLTKKLPSLPSFLLLVSRRASHLTRQQYDVIVVGGGHAGTEAAAAAARVGAETLLVTQKIQTIGALSCNPSLGGVGKGQLVKEVDALDGLCGRAGDWAGIHFTILNRRKGPAVWGPRAQLDRQRYREFIQSELLGTPRLTVLESSVEELLVTEPNPEKTGRHRVAGIRLANETHAISASSVVLTTGTFLSGSLFVGQTTSPGGRIGDAPSSAGLSHTLKERLGLRIGRLKTGTPPRIVKDSVDLSLAELHPPDGHPTPFSFLNTHTRCKPEEQLPCYLTYTTPGVERVVRESLHLNCHIQQDTKGPRYCPSIESRVLRFPGRKHQVWLEPEGVTSDLLYPQGLSMTMPPDKQLCLIREIPAMHRAEIHTPGYGVQYDFVCPTQLSPALQVKSTQGLFLAGQINGTTGYEEAAAQGLWAGVNAARWALSMPPVALSRTESYIGVLIDDLVSRGVTEPYRMFTSRAEFRTSLRPDNADLRLTLKGFEEVGCVSSLRYTEAIRVRDNLQDAMEALETLALSTTTWRKKLPNIHISENKNTSLTGMNLLQYSDVSFEMLASVFPEYLSAYSEFSQRLKIEAVYRPHCDLQKKEIERIQKEENMSLPQDIDYLSLPVSMSQEVRDILNRVRPSTLGAATRLQGITPAAIVHLLNYVRHIGQMERTQGKQTDQKEDSEEELCARNASLPQ from the exons ATGTTGACAAAGAAGCTTCCCTCCCTGCCCAGTTTCCTGTTACTGGTTTCCAGACGTGCCAGTCACCTTACCAGACAGCAGTATGATGTCATTGTTGTGGGTGGGGGCCATGCAGGCACGGAggcggcggcagcagcagccagagtggGAGCTGAGACTCTCCTGgtcacacaaaaaatacaaaccatTG GTGCACTGTCCTGTAACCCGTCTCTGGGAGGAGTAGGGAAGGGTCAGCTTGTGAAGGAGGTAGATGCTCTGGATGGGCTGTGTGGTCGAGCAGGCGACTGGGCAGGAATTCACTTTACCATCCTGAATCGTAGAAAAGGCCCTGCTGTGTGGGGCCCAAGAGCCCAGCTGGACCGTCAACGCTACCGAGAATTCATTCAG TCTGAGCTGCTGGGCACTCCGAGGCTGACTGTGTTGGAGAGCTCGGTGGAGGAGCTACTGGTGACAGAACCAAACCCAGAGAAGACCGGACGGCACAGAGTCGCAGGGATACGTCTGG CAAATGAAACCCATGCGATCTCAGCCAGCTCTGTTGTCCTTACTACCGGTACTTTCTTGTCTGGCTCCCTTTTCGTGGGCCAAACCACTTCTCCTGGGGGTCGCATTGGTGATGCTCCATCAAGTGCTGGACTGTCCCATACGCTGAAGGAGAGGCTGGGGCTCAGGATAGGCAGACTGAAGACAGGTACCCCTCCCAGGATTGTGAAGGACTCAGTAGACCTATCCCTGGCTGAGCTTCATCCTCCTGACGGGCATCCGACTCCATTCAGCTtcttgaatacacacacacgttgcaAG CCTGAAGAGCAGCTACCTTGCTACCTGACCTATACTACCCCTGGTGTGGAAAGAGTGGTGAGGGAGAGTCTTCATCTCAACTGTCACATACAGCAAGACACTAAGGGTCCCAG ATATTGTCCTTCCATCGAGTCGCGGGTGCTACGCTTTCCAGGCCGGAAGCACCAGGTGTGGCTGGAACCTGAGggtgtgacctctgacctcttgtACCCTCAGGGTCTGTCCATGACCATGCCCCCTGACAAGCAGCTCTGTCTCATCAGAGAAATCCCTGCCATGCACAGAGCTGAGATCCACACACCAG GTTATGGTGTCCAGTATGACTTTGTATGCCCCACTCAGCTGAGCCCTGCCCTACAGGTGAAAAGCACCCAAGGTCTTTTTCTAGCTGGGCAGATCAACGGAACAACAGGGTACGAGGAGGCTGCTGCACAG gGCCTGTGGGCAGGGGTGAACGCTGCTCGCTGGGCACTCTCCATGCCTCCAGTGGCACTGTCTCGGACCGAGAGCTACATCGGTGTTCTCATTGATGATCTGGTGAGTCGAGGTGTTACAGAGCCCTACCGCATGTTCACCAGCCGGGCTGAGTTTCGAACCTCTCTAAGACCAGACAATGCTGACCTTCGCCTCACTCTGAAAG GGTTTGAGGAGGTGGGATGTGTGTCTTCACTGCGCTATACAGAAGCTATAAGAGTGAGGGATAATCTCCAGGATGCAATGGAAGCCCTTGAGACTCTTGCTCTGTCCACCACCACCTGGAGAAAAAAGCTGCCAAACATTCATATAAGTGAGAACAAGAACACGAGTTTGAC TGGTATGAATCTGCTGCAGTACAGCGACGTGTCCTTTGAAATGTTGGCATCTGTCTTCCCGGAGTATCTTTCAGCTTATTCAGAATTCTCACAAAGACTCAAGATAGAGG CTGTGTACAGGCCTCACTGTGACCTCCAGAAGAAAGAGATTGAGAGAATTCAGAAGGAAGAGAACATGTCTCTCCCTCAGGACATCGACTATTTGTCCCTGCCAGTGTCTATGTCCCAGGAAGTGAGAGACATTCTGAACAGAGTTCGACCCAGCACT CTGGGTGCTGCTACACGTTTGCAAGGCATAACTCCTGCTGCAATAGTCCATCTCCTCAACTATGTGCGCCACATAGGGCAAATGGAGAGAacacaaggaaaacaaacagaccaaaAGGAGGATAGTGAAGAGGAGCTGTGTGCAAGAAACGCCTCTCTACCCCAGTGA
- the LOC113135737 gene encoding ataxin-2-like protein isoform X2: protein MLHFLTAVVGSTCDIRVKNGSVFEGIFKTLSSRCELAVDAVHKRSGEDSSTSSPPRREDITDTMIFSPSDLVTMICRDVDLNFATRDSFTDTAISSSRINGEHKEKVLQRWEGGDSNGENYDLDNDASNGWDANEMFRFNEVKYGVTSTYDSSLSMYTVPLEKGNSEVYRQREARAARLASEIESSPQYRHRVNLENEEGKSEEDKYSAVARDGSDREKGRESPRDRERERGRDSPGASSREGKYIPLPQRQREMNRERGDRGPGGSQTHSRLSGGYRSVPPSSSSPRPALPSASGPQPGVPPSERSSPLSGRGTAYAPQHPQGSPSPGPGSGPVSPYTPASPGGISCTPTSGSAAPSPASPPAPHGHTVPHSHSLPHSLSDTGRPVNGVSARTSPKVQRPPQSSRTGRTPNSHSQSTATRSPKSGASQDTPYLDTSSVPLPAQKTSGPTPLFNVDVNEILGVAAKERSAESPSSTEESKTNKAPSVQQRSQIEELRKFGKEFRLQPSGGSSSSASSPAAATPPAVSEVVQPSTAKPSQSDPHPEPKPQPPAPSPCQLQPQPSPGPAEDSTKENTVPPGASTAATPAPVSDRQSPATPQPARTPGSEDVRSETTERTEGVADQVKKSTLNPNAKEFNPIKPQMAMSKPNTAPTPPRPTPPSPVVLQNPGGQGPLYNTQYFSYVSQLHSVQPPVYQYTMSAVSQGKYSRPKGSIVAQRSDHGTSAPPMLQAAASAAGAPLVASPYPLSYPPYNPQQYGQQQVIQAMTPYPGQPMYSMLQGGARMIGQGAGPHPQALGPPGGPQFAAQGDGPQGPQQAIYAAQSFSHHSGAVHQPQPSSTPTGNQPPPQHAAPSPGQNTQSGPQPQSLYPSGPLSAPTPPNMPPGHTSPQGSYPIQGYSIHSHQGIPPTYPLGQIAQAHVQGAMSGPHHSGSPGQHQLVMLQPPPQQGPGSVPQHGPQQGAHQPFYITHPQAMQVQTHPAPFHPPGN, encoded by the exons ATGCTTCATTTCCTCACAGCTGTTGTG GGTTCCACTTGTGACATTAGAGTGAAGAATGGAAGTGTATTTGAAGGCATATTCAAGACTCTAAGTTCTCGG TGTGAGTTGGCTGTGGATGCTGTACACAAACGCAGCGGGGAGGACAGCTCAACATCATCTCCACCACGGAGGGAGGACATCACTGACACAATGATATTCAGCCCTTCGGACTTGGTTACAATGATCTGCAGAGACGTTGACCTCAACTTTGCCACCAgag ATTCTTTCACAGACACAGCCATCAGCTCCAGTCGCATCAATGGAGAGCACAAGGAGAAAGTATTACAGAGATGGGAGGGAGGAGACAGCAATGGAGAAAATTATGACCTAGACAATGATGCA TCCAATGGATGGGATGCCAATGAGATGTTCCGTTTCAATGAAGTGAAATATGGAGTCACGTCAACGTATGATTCCAGCCTCTCTATGTATAC TGTACCGTTGGAAAAAGGCAACTCTGAGGTCTATCGGCAGAGGGAGGCACGTGCCGCTCGCCTGGCAAGTGAAATTGAGTCCAGCCCTCAGTATCGCCATCGTGTCAATCTGGAAAATGAAGAGGGTAAAAGTGAGGAGGACAAATATAGCGCTGTGGCACGGGATGGCAGCGATCGAGAGAAAGGCCGTGAGAGCCCTCGTGACAGAGAACGTGAAAGGGGCCGTGACAGCCCTGGAGCCAGCAGCAG AGAGGGCAAGTACATTCCATTACCTCAGCGTCAGAGAGAGATGAACCGGGAGCGAGGTGATAGGGGTCCTGGTGGCTCTCAAACTCACAGTCGCCTAAGCGGGGGTTACCGCTCGGTCcctccatcttcctcttccCCCAGACCTGCACTGCCCTCTGCTTCAGGGCCCCAGCCTGGTGTTCCCCCATCAGAGAGAAGCAGCCCCCTGTCAGGCAGAGGCACAGCCTATGCTCCTCAACACCCCCAGGGAAGCCCTAGCCCAGGCCCAGGCTCTGGTCCTGTGAGCCCATACACACCTGCTTCTCCTGGTGGAATATCATGTACACCAACCTCTGGCTCTGCTGCCCCTTCCCCAGCCAGTCCACCTGCCCCACATGGACACACAGTCCCTCATTCCCACTCACTCCCACACTCACTATCTGATACTGGCAGGCCTGTTAATGGAG tCTCTGCCAGAACATCTCCTAAAGTCCAAAGACCTCCACAGTCGAGCAGAACAGGTCGCACTCCAAACTCACACTCTCAGTCCACAG CTACTCGCTCTCCTAAATCAGGCGCTTCCCAGGACACGCCTTATTTGGACACATCGTCCGTCCCCCTGCCTGCCCAGAAGACGTCTGGCCCCACCCCTCTGTTCAATGTAGATG TGAATGAGATCCTTGGTGTAGCTGCAAAAGAACGCTCAGCAGAGAGCCCTAGCAGCACAGAGGAAAGCAAGACTAATAAAG CTCCCTCGGTTCAGCAAAGGTCACAGATTGAGGAGCTGCGGAAATTTGGCAAGGAATTCAGG CTCCAGCCAAGTGGAGGTAGTTCGAGCTCTGCCAGTTCTCCGGCAGCAGCAACTCCTCCTGCCGTTAGCGAGGTCGTCCAGCCCAGCACAGCTAAACCCTCCCAGTCAGACCCTCACCCAGAGCCCAAACCACAGCCTCCAGCTCCCAGCCCCTGTCAGCTCCAACCTCAGCCATCACCAGGCCCTGCTGAGGACTCCACCAAGGAGAACACAGTCCCACCTGGGGCCTCAACAGCTGCCACTCCAGCACCTGTTTCAGACAGGCAGTCACCAGCCACCCCACAACCAGCCAGGACCCCAGGAAGTGAGGACGTCAGGTCTGAGACTACGGAGCGGACAGAGGGTGTGGCAGA CCAAGTTAAGAAATCAACTTTAAACCCCAACGCTAAAGAGTTCAACCCTATCAAACCTCAGATGGCTATG TCAAAGCCCAACACTGCCCCAACACCCCCTCGCCCAACTCCTCCAAGCCCAGTGGTCCTACAGAACCCAGGTGGACAAGGGCCACTCTACAACACACAGTACTTCTCATATGTATCGCAGCTCCACTCTGTGCAg CCACCAGTGTATCAGTACACCATGTCTGCTGTCAGCCAGGGAAAATACAGTAGGCCCAAAG GTTCAATAGTTGCTCAACGCTCTGACCATGGTACTTCAGCACCCCCCATGCTGcaagctgcagcctcagcagctgGAGCCCCACTGGTAGCATCCCCCTACCCTCTGTCCTACCCTCCTTACAACCCACAGCAGTATGGCCAGCAGCAGGTCATCCAGGCCATGACACCATACCCTGGACAG CCAATGTACTCCATGCTGCAGGGTGGAGCCAGGATGATAGGTCAAGGTGCAGGTCCACACCCACAAGCCCTGGGACCCCCAGGAGGCCCCCAGTTTGCTGCACAGGGAGATGGGCCTCAGGGACCACAACAGGCCATCTATG CCGCACAGTCCTTCTCCCACCACTCAGGTGCAGTGCATCAGCCTCAGCCCTCCAGCACCCCAACAGGCAACCAGCCCCCACCCCAGCATGCTGCACCTAGCCCTGGACAG aataCCCAGTCAGGCCCACAGCCCCAGTCTTTGTACCCCTCAGGACCTTTGTCAGCACCCACCCCACCCAACATGCCGCCAGGCCACACGTCTCCACAGGGCTCTTACCCCATTCAGGGCTACAGTATCCACAGTCATCAGGGTATCCCACCCACATACCCCCTGGGACAAATAGCACAG GCTCATGTACAAGGAGCCATGTCAGGTCCCCACCACTCAGGGAGCCCTGGTCAGCACCAGTTAGTGATGTTACAGCCCCCTCCTCAACAGGGCCCTGGCTCAGTTCCCCAGCATGGACCTCAGCAAGGAGCACACCAACCTTTCTACATAACACATCCACAAG CAATGCAGGTACAAACGCACCCTGCTCCCTTCCATCCACCTGGAAACTAA